A stretch of Ectothiorhodospiraceae bacterium BW-2 DNA encodes these proteins:
- a CDS encoding 50S ribosomal protein L20, with protein MARVKRGVTARARHKKVIEQAKGYKGRRKNVYRVAKQAVIKAGQYAYRDRRQRKRQFRALWIARINAAARECELSYSRFIDGLKKAGVELDRKVLADIAVTDKGAFAALAQQAKDALAV; from the coding sequence ATGGCACGAGTGAAACGGGGCGTAACTGCCCGTGCGCGGCACAAAAAGGTAATTGAACAGGCTAAAGGGTATAAAGGGCGGCGTAAAAATGTCTATCGTGTCGCTAAGCAGGCGGTCATTAAGGCCGGGCAGTACGCCTATCGCGATCGCCGTCAGCGTAAGCGGCAGTTTCGTGCTCTCTGGATTGCGCGAATTAATGCCGCCGCTCGCGAATGTGAGCTCTCCTACAGCCGCTTTATTGACGGTCTGAAGAAGGCGGGAGTGGAGTTAGATAGAAAAGTATTGGCCGACATTGCTGTGACCGACAAGGGTGCGTTTGCCGCTCTAGCCCAGCAGGCCAAAGACGCACTAGCTGTCTGA
- a CDS encoding 50S ribosomal protein L35, whose protein sequence is MPKMKTNRGAAKRFKRTSAGGFKRNQSFRRHILTKKSTKRKRQLRSPSQVAAVDVSMVKRMLPYQ, encoded by the coding sequence ATGCCAAAAATGAAAACCAATCGAGGTGCCGCGAAGCGATTTAAGCGCACCTCAGCTGGCGGGTTTAAGCGAAATCAGTCGTTTCGTCGCCATATTTTGACCAAAAAGAGTACCAAGCGTAAGCGTCAGCTTCGTTCGCCGAGTCAGGTAGCTGCGGTCGATGTCTCAATGGTCAAGCGTATGCTGCCCTATCAATAG
- a CDS encoding translation initiation factor IF-3: protein MAAKEKQARINEDIQAKEVRLIDADQTQVGVVPLEEALRIAEESGLDLVELAANATPPVCRVMDYGKYQFEQRKKQQAAKKKQKQIHVKEIKFRPGTEEGDYQVKLRNLIRFLEDGDRVKVTLRFRGREMAHQELGRDLLKRVEEDLKEYGKVDQFPKMEGRQMVMQIAPVKRK from the coding sequence ATCGCTGCGAAAGAGAAACAGGCCCGTATCAATGAAGATATTCAGGCTAAAGAGGTTCGTTTAATTGATGCAGATCAGACTCAGGTCGGCGTCGTACCACTGGAGGAGGCGCTGCGTATTGCCGAGGAGTCGGGACTCGATCTGGTAGAGCTAGCAGCTAATGCTACCCCCCCCGTCTGTCGGGTGATGGATTATGGTAAATACCAGTTTGAGCAGCGCAAGAAGCAGCAGGCGGCCAAAAAGAAGCAAAAACAGATTCATGTCAAAGAGATTAAGTTCCGTCCCGGAACTGAAGAGGGCGATTATCAGGTCAAACTACGCAACCTGATTCGCTTTCTTGAAGATGGGGACAGGGTAAAGGTCACGCTCCGCTTTCGCGGGCGTGAGATGGCTCACCAGGAGTTAGGCAGGGACTTGCTCAAACGGGTCGAAGAGGATCTGAAAGAGTATGGCAAGGTAGATCAGTTCCCCAAAATGGAAGGCCGACAGATGGTGATGCAGATTGCCCCCGTCAAACGCAAGTAG